The DNA segment TGCGCCTCTTCAACACGACCAAACCGATTGAGAAGTTCTATAACAATTGAATACTGATCTTCTGATGGCTGCAATTTGTAGGTCTGGTGCATTAAGTGGAAGAAGCGACAAGCTTCATTAGCAAATCCGGCTTGACTGCAAATAGATAAAACTGCTGTAAAGGTGAAGGCGTTGGGAGTAAACCCTTCTGATCTCATTTGCTCAAAGCAGTTCACTGCATCTCGAAGGCGTCCATTGCATCCATAGGCTTCTATAATGGCGGTCCATGTCAAAGAGCCCTTGACAACAACAGCATCAAAGGAGAAATTAGCACTTTTGAGATCTCCACATTGTCCATACATCTTGATGATTCTTGCAGAAACAAAAGGGATCGACTCGAACTCTTTCTTCAGGATGTGTCCATGGATCTCCTTCCCCAGCTTTAATGCTTTGAGCTCGCTGCAAACAGTCAAAACCCTACCCATCGTAACAGAATCCGGCCTGTGTTTTGACAAAAGCATTGATCTAAACACTTCGATCCCTGCTTCTAAATCCCCTGTTTCCACATAGGAGTCAATCATAGCCGTCCATGCTTTCACATTCCTTTGCTCCAACCTGTCAAACAGTCTGGCAGGATACTCTGGAACACCACACTTCGAGTACATCACCATCAAGGAAGTGACTAACGAAACATTAGGCAAGTAGAGTTTCTTTAAAGCATAACAGTGAATCTCCTTTCCTTGCTTTACAGCTCTCAGCTCCGCACAAACAGGAAGAACAGTAGCAATTGTAACAACGTCTGGCTTAAACCCTTCTTGCTGCATCCAGACAATAGACCTCAAAGCTTGATCAAACCTTCCGTTGGCTGCGTATCCAGACATCAACGCAGTCCAAGAAATGGCATTCCTCTTTTTAGAGCCATAGAACACCCGTCTCCCAGAGACCATGTCCCCACACTTGCAGTAAAAATCAATCAAACCAGAGTGAACAAACGGCTGCTCCACGTAACTCTTCGATTTCAACACATGAGCATGGACCTCCTTGCCCAGTTTCAGTCCCTTAACATCCCCAAGAACAGGAAGTATCGTTGTAATTATAACAGAGTTCGGATAAATCCCTTCTTGACTTATCATCATCCTAAACAACCCCAACGCTTCCCACTGCCTTTTGTTGTGAGCCAATCCAGCAATCATCGCACCCCAAGCAACAATATCCCTCTCTTCAATCTCATCAAACACTCTACGCGCAAGCCCTACTTTACcacacttaaaatacatatcaacaACCGAAGTCTTGAGAAAATCACTACTAAACAAACCGTTCTTAACCGCAAGAGCATGCGTCTTCAACCCCTGCCTCAAAGCAGACGCGCCAGCAAAGCTCTTAAACACGTTAGACAAACTATAAACATTCAAATCAACCCCTTGCTCTCTCATCTCCGCAAACGTAGAAACAACATCCTTATACCTCCTCTTCCCGGATATAACCGTCCCTCTAAGCAACGCGTTCCAAGAATAAACATTCGAGCTAGAACTTTCGTCGAACACCTTCTGCGCATCCTCAATCGAACCACAAGCAGTATACATATGCACGAGCTTCGTCCCAAGGAACTCGCTTTTCTCCAACCCGTTAATCCTTATATGAACGTGAACCTGCTTGCCGTGAACCAGCGACTTCCGGCGAACACAGGCGGCTAAAAGCGCGGAGAAAGTCGTGGCGTTTACGGGGATCCCTCGCTGTTCGAGGTAGTCGAGGATGGTGAGAGCGTCTTCGAGTTTGTTGCGGCGAGCGAGGTTTTGGAGGGCTCTGTGGATGATGTGTGGGTTTTTGGAGTGGAGAGGGAGGGAGGAAGGGAAGGCGTCTCTCTCCCTGAAAGGTTTGGGCTTTTTGGATTGGGGAGTTGAAGGGCGTCTGGTTCGGCTGGTTCTGGGTGGGGATTTCGTTGGGGGTCTGTCTTTGAAGGAAGGGTGAGGACGGTGGTTGAGGCTGGAGGTTAGTGTAAGGGACGGGAGGTCACGGAATCCGAGAGACGACACTACTTCCATGGTGATACTCGCCACTTGCTTAAGCTGTGGTCGTTAGTATTTATAGCATTCActatttaataaatgaaaattagtagtataaaaatagtttttagcaTCAAAAtattacacacaaaaaaaatcaaaataatatttataaaaaaaaaactaaactattttctgttaataatacatttgaattttttttacttcactATATTCAATTGAAACTAGTGAAATTTtctcatacaatttttttaaaatttaaattttatttttcatacaatttttaaatttttttttgtaaaatctctATGAATAATTTATCTCACATAATTTTATCCCACAAAATGTACATGTAATTACATTTTCAAAAGACAGAGATATAAAAAGTGATGCAAACATTTTTTACATTCCAACTAACCAATCAATAATCATGgactaaatattttatgttactTATTCCTCTCTCAtgtttatgaatcaaattcaaattttgtCAAAATGAAAAGAGGTTTGTGGATAATCCgctattaaaaatatcaaaGCCATTCGGGACTTCGGTAAAAATCAAATCCAAGACAAACGACGATGAGCTTCACTGTATCTCTCGCCCCTTCTCTGGCTTCTCCTCCGTCTCTCGTCCCTCCCCACCCTCTTCCTCCTTTCTTCTCCCTCAGAAACACAGTCCTGAATCCAACAGTCCTCACTCGTACACGTCAGCAATTGTTCGCATCCTATTGTCTGGCCGCAAAAGCAGCCACGTCACCGTCGGAGACAGCCAACGACGTTGTCCTCGAAACAACTCCGACGCCAGCGCATGAGGTCGTCTCCAGCTTCTACGCAGCTATCAACGTCCATGACTTATCCTCAGTCACAGACCTCATCGCTCAGGACTGCGTCTACGAGGATCTCGTCTTCTCTTCCCCTTTCGTTGGCCGAACGGTAAAACCGATGAAATTTTCACCCTTCTCAGAGCTTTCTTTACCTAACACCATTTGACACAGGCGATTCTAGAGTTCTTCGGGAAGTTCATCGAAGCAACAAGTACGGATCTTCAGTTCGTGATAGATGACATTTCGAAAGAGGACACGTCAGCTGTTGGAGTTTCATGGCATTTAGGTTAGTAGTCTTCTTTGTTACATTAAACGCAAAGCTTATATATGTTGTTGTAATGATAAACTCTTGGAGTTTTTAAATAGAATGGAAAGGCAAGAACTTCCCGTTTAGTAAAGGTTGCAGCTTTTACAAGCTGGAAGTTATTGATGGCAAGCGACAGATTGTGTAAGTACACTCTCCTCTACACAACTTTGTAGCAACGTCAATAAACCGACATTAATGCCAATTTGTCTTGCCGGGTGTTTCGTTTGCAGATATGGAAGGGACTGCGTTGAGCCTGCAATCAAACCTGGAGACACAGTTCTGGTAACATCAGCTACTATTTAATTCCGATTGCGTTGGATGCATTTGGTTTTATTAACTATCATTTTTGCATTTGTGTTTAGGCTGCTATAAAAGGAGTTACCTGGCTGCTGCAGAAATTTCCTCAACTGGCTGACCAGTTTTGAAGTAATTACAAAGCTCCTGCTTGATAAAGTAAATCACCATGTGGTATATAGGAATAATACTTACCCAAGCAAGCCCCACCCTTGTCCAAATTGTGTTTATGGCAGGAAAAGTAGTCGCCATGTGTATAACATATTGTGTCCGGTCTGATGATATATAGAATATGTGTGTTTTAACTATAAAAAGGATTCATGAGGGTCACCTTCATTCTACTTCCTGAAGTTCTTTGCCTGAACTTTGTTTCTGATAGATGGCAATGGCATAACCAGCAGCGTCTTTCATCAGCTGATTTAGTCCTTTGAACAGTGGATAGGCACAACATGCTTGAAGGCTTGATGTGTCTCCTACAGAGAACGTTGCTAACTCAGAGCCTGTGTCAATCCAAGCCTCCCAGGAGCCTTTTTCACACTCTAGTCCTTCATGATAGTCCTAACTTCAGCAAGCTTGCTCCAAGAACCAGCAGTTGCCTACTTACATATCAGTCAACATATAGTATCCTGGATTCTCTGGCTTCATCTCCAGGAGATTTTCTGCCGCCCATCCACCAATCTCTGTGTTCCCATTGACGTGGCAAGAGTTCAGTAGAATGGCACTGGATAGCATTCTGTGAATTATATCTCTGGCTTCCCCCAAGAGGCCTGCTCTGCCATAACCAATAATCACAGGCACAGCCATAAGGTCCAAGCTCATGGGGAAAGCTATGGGCTTTTTATCTAAAGGCCCATAATAGCTTCAGTGTTCTAAAGCCCATTTaagctagtttttttttttgaaatatctgAGGAAGAGAGGGGAGAAAGAGGCGTGTTGGCAAAACAGAGGCCCATGTAGAAAAAGTGTGGCTACCATCAATCATCCTTCTTCTTCCATCGTTATCCACTTGTCCCTTCTGTTGTGTGGACAAATGCACTTCCTCTATCCTCCTCCTCTCAAGCTCTCTCTCACTCACCTCCATGGCGACGACCGCATCTCCTTCTCTCCCACGTAACTACTCCATCCCTCCTTCTTTCACCCGCAACATTTCGTTAGCCAAAACGTTGCCGCTTTATCCCATTCGTAACCGCCGGTTTACTCTCGGTTACGGATTAAACCAAAACTCGAAACAGAGGAGTATAGGAATCGTCAGATGCGAGGCGACGGAGGTTTctccctcttcttcttcgtctgtTACTTCTCCCGGAAGAAACTGGGTGCCGGTGGTGCCGTTATCTGCGCTTCCGAAAGGTGAACGGAGAGTGATTATCCAAGACGATGAGACGATATTGCTGCTTTGGTATAAGAACGATGTCTTTGCGATCGAGAATCGTTCTCCGGCGGAAGGAGCTTACAGCGAGGGGCTTCTCAACGCTAAGCTCACTCAGGTTTCTCCTTCTTTTATACTTAATTCGTCGTTGTGTTTGTGCATAAAGATGAGAACTTTGCGAGTAGATAAGGTGTTTGTGAAAATGCTTGACAGAGTAAGAGTGACTGAGTTATGAATTAACGAGTTTATGAGATAGACATATTTACATCCTTACACGTGGCCTGAGTCACTTCCACTGACATAGGCTCTGATTCCTGTATGCATTAGCTTCAGTGTTGTTTGGTTCTACAGTAATTTGAAGTCTGGTTTTCGCATTGAGGAAGATATGATCAAGAACACTATAGTATGTACTAACTCGCTGTGAAATGTAGCTACCTGTATGGAATGATTAATGCTTTAATACATTGTTTAGACATGTTAAACATCTTTACCTCCTTAATCAACACATGGCTTGAGTTACTTACTTTCAGTGACAGTCTCTGGTTGCTGTCTGGATTAGCTTCATTGTTATTTGATTCTACAGTAATGTAAAGTCATGTTTTGACAATGTTGAAGTTAAGATTTTAAGAACACTATTGTATGTAGTGAAATGTAGCTAACTATATGGAATGATGAGTGCTTTATAAGATTGTTTTGGACATGTTTAACTTCTTTGCTTAGTTGGAAATTACTAGATTTGACACTGAATCAGTTACAGCTAACGTGGGTTCAAAGATTCGCTTTATAGACATATTGGTTGTACATCATATGTTCACCGTATCTTTTGTTAGGTTCGTCAACTACTGTTGTGAATCAAACAACTTGTGATGCATCAAGGTCTTAGTTTGATTACTGCTTTTTACTGacggttctttttttttccctcaCAACAGGATGGTTGCATTGTGTGCCCGGCAACGGACAGTACATTTGATCTCAGAACTGGAGAGATCAAAGAATGGTACCCAAAGAACCCGGTTCTTAGAGTCTTGACACCTGCACTGAGAAAGCTGTTTGTGTACCCTGTTaaatttgatgaagaaaacatctACATCAGCATTAGAGGCAACGGGAAGAACGAGGCAGCTGCTGAAATCGTCTTCAGTGGAAAAGCTCAGCCTGGTCTCACAGCAACAAATGTCAACGTAGACGAggtataacaataaaaataagcCCCAGACATGTAAATCTGATTCATCAAGAATACCAAAAGACTGATGataaattttgtgaaaaacagGTGAGAATGATAGTGGACGAGGGTTCTCAAGGATTTGGTTTCTCAAGGAAGAACGAAGTGATAAACGGGAAAGCAGCAGTGATAGGATTCTTACTGCTGCTAGATTTTGAGCTGCTGACAGGTAAAGGTCTATTGAAGGGGACAGGGTTCTTGGACTTCCTTTACTCTGCTTCAGATGCTTTCAAGTAGAGATCAATATATATCTCTTTGGTCTGGTTTTGCTTTACCTCCCTTGTGCAATTTGTGGAAGCATTACCCAACAAATGGAGAAACAAAGAAACATACTTTTGTAACAAAACTCTCACCATGTCCTTAGTATATGAATCACATTTTATAGAGATGTCTTGCTTTtgctttgtttgtgtgtttaccTCTTTATATAAGATATTCTTTGTTCTATCCCTTTATCACTTCcgtttctaaaattttataccATTACATAAGTGTTAGTCCTAGACATAGCCAATGAAACAATGACATTAGCCCCCAAATTTTAAGAGGTTAATATTCATTAAGTTTATGGCCtccaaattatttaaaattaataaagttACGCTAAAATGTTTAGTCTTTTAAATTTCATCTTCTACGTATTATCAATAAATATAGAGATTAACATTCTTCATATTTctgtttttcttaaaattttatgttacacatatcttcttcctttttGGGCAAATGTTAGCCATAATAAACGTTTTTGCAAGcctaaaataatttgaaaaacatCTCAAGACGATCGACATGTTAACCATAATTTAggaatattatttttgtgaatgtgaTAAACTATGTGGCGTGACGTGAACCTCGAATACACAAAAGAAGACATGGTCTTTGTAGATAGGTAAGGAGGAAAGTTGATTGCATTCAAATTGGGTTGCTCCAAGGTGAGTGGGATTCTTCTTCCGTGTGTAAGGAATCTTCGCAGTTCGTGTTAGATTTGTGTACCAGTGAATATAACTGCCACCAGAAACGCCATatcctttttattttagttCGTTTTCTGTGTGCAGAAGGAAACAGACAGTAAACAACTTTATGTCTTTTAGTCAAACTCAGACAACAAGACTATATGATGACGTCACCCGTGATGAATTTTATCACAAAccccaaaaaagaaagaaagagaggcgAGTTGCATGTGGTTCACCACGTGATGTCGTGATATAGCCTATAGGGCATCAATCGTAATATATCTTTCGTTAAATGCATGTTACACCTAAATTTCTTTTTTCGGCggatatatttgtatttttgatttatGCATGTTAAATGTTGAAGTTAAAGCCATGATTCTTATTTGCGGAAAATGTATAAGCTTTATGATgcaaatatatagtttattcaCATCGGTCTACGAagctataaataaatttatgatgAACTTTTGCGCCAATTTTTTTccttaagagcatgattaacgctGTACgggtttttatttgatttttttttgtctgataaaaaaaaagtcgaaCCAATCACAGACCGCCACGTATCAGTGAGATCTACGAACAGTGCAAGAATTAAGTTAAACTCGGTCCTTATAAAAGATGTAGAAAACACGGTTCTTATAGAAACAGTGGAACCCACCCTTTAAGAACCAAGTTAATAATCACCGTTAATCAGTGGCGGAGCTATGTGGGTGGGAggggggtcagctgacccctgtgatttttataaaacatgAATTTCACTTATATATTTTAGGTAGTTTTCAGAATATTTCGTTAAAAACCTTTAGTTTGACCCCCATAACTCAAaactaattcttttttttgacCCACTTTAATATCTTCTTAACAATTTTACATAATTAGTTTAGTAAATGACCCATCTAAAATGTGATGCTAGCTCCGCCACTGCCGTTAATTatgttctaataattttttttgagcaaatgAATCACattaattttaccaaaaaaatgaatCACATTAACTGGGGTTCTTCTTTAGGTATGGTAAATCTTGTATTCAATAAAATGAATGATTTGATTATCCGAATCTTTCAAAAAATGATTTCATTATCggaaaatcatataaaaagcTAGTTTGATAACTAATTATATCGACATCACATTTGTTTAATCCTACATTAACCAAACTTATTTTCTGAACAAAACCTATATAAACCAAACTTGTCCCGCTTATGTAATTTGTTACGTACCGCTAAGTCTGTTGTCACAATTCAATCAATCACGCATTATGTTGAGTGATCCATCTTTTATCCACCACTTGTTTCATGTTTCATATGTTGAAATTTCATTTGTTTATCCAAATGTATTTATAGCTGATGTAAACGTTAATATGTTGAAACACAAATAAGATCATcctagaaaaagaaaacatcaaaTGTGCCAGCCGCATGTCAATATTACATATTCCCCCTGGTCATATCTTtgacttttattatttttttctctaacctAAAAGTATTATATAAGTATTGCACAATTCATACAATCGGAATTGACTTTCTTCTCCtccaaacatatttatattcaaCAGTTCCTCTCAAGATCATCAACTCAAAAAATGGATCCTAGAGACGGCGGAGAAACCCATCAGGCCAAGTACAAAGGCATCCGTCGCCGGAAATGGGGAAAATGGGTATCGGAGATTAGGGTTCCGGGAACTCGTGAACGGCTCTGGTTAGGCTCTTTCTCCACCGCAGAAGGAGCTGCCGTAGCCCACGACGTCGCTTTTTACTGCTTGCATCGACCATCTACCCTCGACAACGAAGCTTTTAACTTCCCTCACTTGCTGCAACCTTCCCTTGCCTCCAACACATCTCCTAAGTCCATACAAAAAGCTGCCTCCGACGCTGGCATGGCTGTCGACGCAGGATTCTCCCTTAACAACGACAGCGCGAGTGGTGGCGTGGAGGAAGGCAGCGAACGGGAAACGTTGAATATCTCCGTGTACGATTATCTAGAAGACGACGGTCGCATTTGATATATTTGATTGATATCTACGAGCACCTTATATTAGTCATTAATATAGGATGTGAATAGAattcgttattttttttttacttttgaattttatattattgcCACATGAGCTTTCATTCCCCGGCTTATTTTCTTATGATGTAATTGTAGTCTTTCATCAAGGAAACAATATTCTCATCCATGATCAGTTTGTTGTTTGCATATATCCGAATTTGATGTTCTGGATAGGAGATTTGATACTAAAAGCCGAATAGTGCCAGTTTAAAACAAAAAGGAGACTCATGATATTAGAATTGAGTTTGTGGGAAAGTTTAAAAGATATGAGGATTCacttaaaagaagaagaaaaagtgtCAGGATTGAAATGACTGGTGGATCACCTACATTCGTTTGAAATAAGAATGTATGGAATCATGCATATGTTAATTA comes from the Brassica napus cultivar Da-Ae chromosome A7, Da-Ae, whole genome shotgun sequence genome and includes:
- the LOC106354149 gene encoding pentatricopeptide repeat-containing protein At1g71460, chloroplastic — protein: MEVVSSLGFRDLPSLTLTSSLNHRPHPSFKDRPPTKSPPRTSRTRRPSTPQSKKPKPFRERDAFPSSLPLHSKNPHIIHRALQNLARRNKLEDALTILDYLEQRGIPVNATTFSALLAACVRRKSLVHGKQVHVHIRINGLEKSEFLGTKLVHMYTACGSIEDAQKVFDESSSSNVYSWNALLRGTVISGKRRYKDVVSTFAEMREQGVDLNVYSLSNVFKSFAGASALRQGLKTHALAVKNGLFSSDFLKTSVVDMYFKCGKVGLARRVFDEIEERDIVAWGAMIAGLAHNKRQWEALGLFRMMISQEGIYPNSVIITTILPVLGDVKGLKLGKEVHAHVLKSKSYVEQPFVHSGLIDFYCKCGDMVSGRRVFYGSKKRNAISWTALMSGYAANGRFDQALRSIVWMQQEGFKPDVVTIATVLPVCAELRAVKQGKEIHCYALKKLYLPNVSLVTSLMVMYSKCGVPEYPARLFDRLEQRNVKAWTAMIDSYVETGDLEAGIEVFRSMLLSKHRPDSVTMGRVLTVCSELKALKLGKEIHGHILKKEFESIPFVSARIIKMYGQCGDLKSANFSFDAVVVKGSLTWTAIIEAYGCNGRLRDAVNCFEQMRSEGFTPNAFTFTAVLSICSQAGFANEACRFFHLMHQTYKLQPSEDQYSIVIELLNRFGRVEEAQRLAIMSSSSSLQT
- the LOC106354156 gene encoding uncharacterized protein LOC106354156; its protein translation is MSFTVSLAPSLASPPSLVPPHPLPPFFSLRNTVLNPTVLTRTRQQLFASYCLAAKAATSPSETANDVVLETTPTPAHEVVSSFYAAINVHDLSSVTDLIAQDCVYEDLVFSSPFVGRTAILEFFGKFIEATSTDLQFVIDDISKEDTSAVGVSWHLEWKGKNFPFSKGCSFYKLEVIDGKRQIVYGRDCVEPAIKPGDTVLAAIKGVTWLLQKFPQLADQF
- the LOC106354155 gene encoding uncharacterized protein LOC106354155; this encodes MATTASPSLPRNYSIPPSFTRNISLAKTLPLYPIRNRRFTLGYGLNQNSKQRSIGIVRCEATEVSPSSSSSVTSPGRNWVPVVPLSALPKGERRVIIQDDETILLLWYKNDVFAIENRSPAEGAYSEGLLNAKLTQDGCIVCPATDSTFDLRTGEIKEWYPKNPVLRVLTPALRKLFVYPVKFDEENIYISIRGNGKNEAAAEIVFSGKAQPGLTATNVNVDEVRMIVDEGSQGFGFSRKNEVINGKAAVIGFLLLLDFELLTGKGLLKGTGFLDFLYSASDAFK
- the LOC106354160 gene encoding ethylene-responsive transcription factor ERF020-like, which encodes MDPRDGGETHQAKYKGIRRRKWGKWVSEIRVPGTRERLWLGSFSTAEGAAVAHDVAFYCLHRPSTLDNEAFNFPHLLQPSLASNTSPKSIQKAASDAGMAVDAGFSLNNDSASGGVEEGSERETLNISVYDYLEDDGRI